In Microbacterium enclense, one genomic interval encodes:
- a CDS encoding methylenetetrahydrofolate reductase C-terminal domain-containing protein encodes MSSLPLIDACPKRMEYGPCGGVGFDGSCEIDAAHRCAFLHRPTVPWTGIDRASVPAPSPRTAAAADTLATLGTRAWVVADLPARAVSVASIDACAAVLAGEVDAVLAGDAGSARVQFPPAYRAHLLQRRGLGVWSGLNMRDRNRVAIEGELAALAVEGVAGVHCVTGDHTRTGHRPDAAPVFDLDSTEATALARAAGHVVSVAASPAAPPVERRAARLREKLAAGADVCFVNHAGGAAPVRRFIDEVATETLYIPCVPVVVDHASAALLESFTTLVLPDGFLDRVRSATDPRAEGIALAVALAEEMLAIPGVVGVNLSGGREGAEESFAEAMAEVARRLR; translated from the coding sequence ATGAGCTCGCTGCCCCTCATCGACGCGTGCCCGAAGCGCATGGAGTACGGCCCCTGCGGCGGGGTCGGCTTCGACGGCTCGTGCGAGATCGACGCCGCCCACCGCTGCGCGTTCCTGCACCGACCGACGGTGCCGTGGACGGGGATCGACCGTGCGTCGGTGCCGGCTCCGTCGCCCCGCACCGCGGCCGCCGCCGACACTCTGGCAACCCTCGGCACGCGCGCGTGGGTCGTGGCCGACCTCCCGGCGCGCGCGGTGAGCGTGGCATCCATCGACGCCTGTGCCGCCGTTCTCGCGGGAGAGGTGGATGCCGTTCTCGCCGGTGACGCGGGGAGCGCACGGGTGCAGTTTCCTCCCGCGTACCGCGCGCACCTGTTGCAGCGACGGGGGCTCGGCGTGTGGAGCGGTTTGAACATGCGCGATCGCAACCGCGTCGCGATCGAGGGGGAGCTCGCCGCGCTCGCCGTCGAGGGAGTGGCCGGGGTGCACTGCGTCACCGGCGACCACACGCGCACGGGCCACCGGCCCGATGCGGCTCCCGTCTTCGACCTCGACTCGACCGAGGCGACGGCTCTCGCGCGGGCCGCAGGGCACGTCGTGTCGGTCGCCGCCTCTCCCGCCGCCCCGCCCGTGGAGCGCCGCGCAGCCCGGTTGCGCGAGAAGCTCGCGGCCGGCGCCGATGTCTGTTTCGTCAACCACGCGGGCGGGGCGGCACCCGTGCGGCGGTTCATCGACGAGGTCGCGACGGAGACGCTGTACATCCCGTGCGTGCCCGTCGTCGTCGATCACGCCTCGGCCGCGTTGCTGGAATCGTTCACGACCCTCGTGCTGCCGGACGGGTTCCTCGACCGGGTACGATCCGCGACCGATCCGCGGGCCGAGGGCATCGCGCTGGCCGTCGCGCTCGCCGAAGAGATGCTCGCGATCCCGGGAGTGGTCGGCGTGAATCTGTCGGGCGGCCGGGAGGGCGCCGAGGAGTCGTTCGCCGAGGCGATGGCCGAGGTCGCCCGCCGCCTGCGCTGA
- a CDS encoding pyridoxamine 5'-phosphate oxidase family protein yields MITAGTTFGSDVDATDALVDDPLALMVQWLPSHDSELRPLAALSTIGLDGIPSLRHVLVSDRDAAGLTFHTDQASAKVAEIAANPVAAMAVAWPEVGRQLVVRGIVERVSTAEAAAVYRQRSRYLQLLAWLNTRENAHLDAPSRQHLWAEFDAAHPTLDPPPRWVGFRLRPLTLTFWRGDPIGQSTRQHYTLDDGRWSGQILAG; encoded by the coding sequence ATGATCACGGCCGGCACCACCTTCGGTTCCGACGTCGACGCGACCGACGCGCTCGTCGACGACCCCCTCGCGTTGATGGTGCAGTGGCTGCCGTCGCACGACAGCGAGCTGCGTCCCCTCGCCGCCCTCTCGACCATCGGGCTCGACGGCATCCCGTCGTTGCGTCACGTTCTCGTCAGCGACAGGGATGCCGCGGGCCTGACCTTCCACACCGACCAGGCCAGTGCGAAGGTCGCCGAGATCGCAGCGAACCCGGTCGCCGCGATGGCCGTGGCGTGGCCGGAGGTCGGCCGCCAGCTCGTCGTCCGCGGAATCGTCGAGCGGGTGAGCACCGCGGAAGCGGCGGCGGTGTACCGCCAACGGTCGCGGTACCTGCAGCTGCTCGCCTGGCTGAACACCCGCGAGAACGCCCATCTCGACGCTCCCTCTCGCCAGCACCTGTGGGCCGAGTTCGACGCGGCCCACCCGACGCTCGACCCGCCGCCGCGCTGGGTCGGCTTCCGTCTGCGCCCCCTCACCCTGACGTTCTGGCGCGGCGACCCGATCGGGCAGAGCACGCGCCAGCACTACACGCTCGACGACGGCCGCTGGTCGGGGCAGATCCTGGCGGGCTGA
- a CDS encoding FAD binding domain-containing protein → MDITTVTSYRAARTRADLALAPGEVVMAGGTWLMSEPQPATTGFVDLTTLDWPDLEVSAAGLRIGATCTIARLLAWAESEAPAEWTSLALARPSADALLASFKIWNTATVGGNVCQAFAAGAMIAMLATLDATALVWTPDGGEREIAVAELVIDNQATSLAPGEIVRALDVPAHALRSRVGLQKIALAELGRSGAVVTARVDPDGAAVFVVTAAVRRPRVLRFARVPGAGELRDAVASATDFYTDPLGSADWRRGVSMVLAERLRAGFAPQPAEGAA, encoded by the coding sequence ATGGACATCACCACCGTCACCTCGTACCGCGCGGCCCGCACCCGCGCCGACCTCGCGCTCGCCCCCGGCGAGGTCGTCATGGCCGGAGGCACGTGGCTCATGAGTGAGCCGCAGCCCGCGACCACCGGCTTCGTCGACCTCACGACCCTCGACTGGCCCGACCTCGAGGTCAGTGCGGCGGGCCTGCGGATCGGCGCCACCTGCACCATCGCACGCCTGCTCGCGTGGGCCGAGTCCGAAGCGCCCGCGGAGTGGACCTCCCTTGCGCTCGCGCGCCCCTCCGCCGATGCCCTGCTGGCATCGTTCAAGATCTGGAACACCGCGACGGTGGGCGGCAACGTCTGCCAGGCGTTCGCCGCGGGGGCGATGATCGCCATGCTCGCGACGCTGGATGCCACGGCCCTCGTCTGGACGCCCGACGGCGGCGAGCGCGAGATCGCCGTGGCCGAGCTGGTCATCGACAATCAGGCGACCTCGCTCGCGCCCGGAGAGATCGTGCGCGCCCTCGACGTGCCCGCCCACGCGCTGCGCTCGCGTGTCGGGCTGCAGAAGATCGCCCTCGCCGAACTCGGCCGATCGGGCGCGGTCGTGACGGCACGCGTCGACCCGGACGGGGCAGCGGTGTTCGTCGTGACCGCCGCGGTGCGTCGGCCGCGCGTGCTCCGCTTCGCGCGCGTGCCGGGTGCCGGGGAGCTTCGGGATGCCGTGGCCTCCGCCACCGACTTCTACACCGACCCGCTCGGCAGCGCCGACTGGCGGCGAGGGGTGAGCATGGTGCTCGCCGAGCGCCTGCGCGCGGGGTTCGCGCCGCAGCCGGCGGAGGGTGCCGCGTGA
- a CDS encoding molybdopterin-dependent oxidoreductase, with product MKFEVNGVLVEAEPRAGQCARTLLRESGHVEVKKGCDAGDCGACSVLLDGEPTHSCIVPAMRLEGRAITTAAGLAPGDELHPVQEAIAGGFGFQCGFCSPGMSVTASTLTADDLPDLDRRMKGNLCRCTGYRPIREAIRASVLGPVRETGACAAPSPGETREVRADSLPSRPCGATHHGTDRREESGRVGTSVVPEAARRIVQGREPFTFDEPVPGGPPLVLRVVTSPHAHARIVSIDTTAALAIPGVVAVFTHEDVPDIRYSSGRHEHRTDDPDDTRMLDDVVRHVGQRVVAVVGETAEAADAGCRAIRIEYDVLPAVFDPEDARRPGAPLLHPDRTPDERVMDAARNVVAGFHEGFGGDVDAALAASHTTVTGEWRSARVTHAALETHGAVGWLDDDGRLVIRSSTQVPFLARNELAHIFALEPDRIRVYATRVGGGFGGKQEIFTEDLTALAVLKLGRPVAYEFSRTDQFVRASLRHPMRVRVTLGSDAVGTLTAMKLDVLSDTGAYGNHAIGVLFHSCAESTTLYRVPVKWIDAEAVYTNNPPSGAFRGYGLGQVVFAVESAMDALAEELDIDPFDLRRINAVREGDPLHPDTDEKYEEDLIWGSYGLDQCLDLTQDALRRGNGVDAPAGWLVGEGMAAAMIATMAPRGHIAHTTATLRPDGTYLLRVGTAEFGNGTSTVHRQIAATVLDAAPQRLELWAADTDAVRHDTGAFASAGTTVAGKALHAACTVLRRRMVAIAEELAGTDATTGAGEGAAELVASGVRVGGTVVSWERIIAAAPADFRDDDGLTADGAEFGDLRSLAFNVHAARVAVDPETGTVKVLQSIQSADAGVVINPAQCRGQIEGGAAQALGGALYEEVMLENGVVQNPVFRTYRVPQFADVPDTEVYFAETDDTLGPFGAKSMSESPYNPVGAAIGNAVSRALGRRGYELPFSRDRVWRLAAGPDLAGTR from the coding sequence GTGAAGTTCGAAGTCAACGGGGTGCTGGTCGAGGCCGAGCCCCGCGCGGGTCAATGCGCGCGCACGCTGCTGCGCGAGAGCGGTCACGTCGAGGTGAAGAAGGGCTGCGACGCGGGCGACTGCGGCGCCTGCTCGGTGCTGCTCGACGGTGAGCCGACGCACTCGTGCATCGTGCCCGCGATGCGGCTGGAGGGCCGTGCGATCACGACGGCGGCGGGGCTCGCCCCCGGCGACGAGCTTCATCCGGTACAGGAGGCCATCGCCGGCGGCTTCGGGTTCCAGTGCGGCTTCTGCTCTCCCGGCATGAGCGTCACGGCATCCACTCTCACCGCCGATGACCTCCCCGACCTCGACCGCCGGATGAAGGGCAACCTCTGCCGGTGCACGGGCTATCGTCCGATCCGCGAGGCGATCCGCGCGTCGGTGCTGGGGCCGGTGCGCGAGACCGGCGCCTGCGCGGCGCCCTCCCCCGGCGAGACGCGCGAGGTGCGCGCCGATTCCCTCCCCTCGCGACCGTGTGGCGCGACTCATCACGGAACGGACCGGCGAGAGGAAAGCGGGCGCGTCGGGACCTCCGTCGTCCCCGAGGCCGCGCGGCGTATCGTCCAGGGTCGCGAACCGTTCACGTTCGACGAGCCCGTGCCGGGCGGCCCCCCGCTCGTGCTGCGCGTCGTCACCTCTCCGCACGCCCACGCGCGCATCGTCTCGATCGACACGACCGCGGCCCTCGCGATCCCCGGTGTCGTCGCCGTCTTCACGCACGAAGACGTCCCCGACATCCGCTACTCCAGCGGCCGACACGAGCACCGCACCGACGATCCCGACGACACCCGCATGCTCGACGACGTGGTCCGCCACGTCGGCCAGCGGGTGGTCGCCGTCGTGGGAGAGACGGCGGAGGCGGCGGATGCCGGATGCCGCGCGATCCGCATCGAGTACGACGTGCTGCCCGCCGTCTTCGACCCCGAGGACGCGCGGCGACCCGGCGCTCCCCTGCTGCATCCCGACCGCACGCCCGACGAGCGGGTGATGGATGCCGCACGCAACGTCGTCGCCGGTTTCCACGAGGGGTTCGGCGGTGACGTCGACGCGGCGTTGGCCGCCAGCCACACGACCGTCACGGGCGAGTGGCGCTCCGCCCGGGTGACGCACGCGGCGCTCGAGACGCACGGCGCGGTCGGCTGGCTCGACGACGACGGACGCCTCGTCATCCGCTCGTCCACCCAGGTGCCGTTCCTCGCCCGCAACGAGCTCGCCCACATCTTCGCCCTCGAGCCCGATCGCATCCGCGTCTACGCCACGCGCGTCGGCGGCGGCTTCGGCGGCAAGCAGGAGATCTTCACCGAAGACCTCACGGCCCTGGCCGTGCTGAAGCTCGGGCGCCCGGTGGCGTACGAGTTCTCGCGCACCGACCAGTTCGTGCGCGCCTCGCTGCGGCATCCGATGCGCGTCCGGGTCACCCTCGGATCGGATGCCGTCGGCACCCTCACCGCGATGAAGCTCGACGTCCTCAGCGACACCGGCGCCTACGGCAACCACGCCATCGGTGTGCTGTTCCACTCGTGCGCCGAATCGACGACGCTCTACCGCGTCCCGGTGAAATGGATCGACGCGGAGGCGGTCTACACGAACAACCCGCCCTCGGGAGCCTTCCGCGGGTACGGCCTCGGTCAGGTGGTGTTCGCCGTCGAGTCGGCGATGGACGCGCTGGCAGAGGAGCTCGACATCGACCCCTTCGACCTGCGCCGGATCAACGCCGTCCGCGAGGGCGACCCCCTGCACCCCGATACCGACGAGAAGTACGAGGAAGACCTCATCTGGGGCAGCTACGGCCTCGACCAGTGCCTCGATCTCACGCAGGACGCACTGCGGCGCGGCAACGGGGTGGACGCCCCTGCCGGCTGGCTCGTCGGTGAGGGCATGGCCGCGGCGATGATCGCCACGATGGCTCCGCGCGGGCACATCGCCCACACGACCGCGACGCTTCGCCCCGACGGCACCTACCTGCTGCGCGTCGGCACGGCCGAGTTCGGCAACGGCACCTCCACGGTGCACCGGCAGATCGCCGCGACCGTGCTCGACGCGGCCCCCCAACGCCTCGAGTTGTGGGCCGCCGACACCGACGCCGTCCGCCACGACACCGGGGCCTTCGCCTCGGCCGGCACGACCGTCGCGGGCAAGGCGCTGCACGCGGCGTGCACGGTGCTGCGGCGGCGGATGGTCGCGATCGCCGAAGAACTGGCGGGAACGGATGCCACGACCGGCGCGGGCGAGGGGGCGGCGGAGCTCGTGGCATCCGGGGTCCGTGTCGGGGGCACGGTCGTGTCGTGGGAGCGGATCATCGCGGCGGCGCCCGCGGACTTCCGCGACGACGACGGACTCACCGCCGACGGTGCCGAGTTCGGCGACCTGCGTTCGCTCGCCTTCAACGTGCATGCCGCCCGCGTGGCTGTCGACCCCGAGACGGGCACGGTGAAGGTGCTGCAGTCGATCCAGTCCGCCGATGCGGGCGTGGTCATCAACCCGGCCCAGTGCCGCGGTCAGATCGAGGGTGGTGCCGCCCAAGCCCTCGGCGGTGCGCTCTACGAAGAGGTGATGCTCGAGAACGGCGTGGTGCAGAATCCCGTGTTCCGCACGTATCGGGTCCCGCAGTTCGCCGACGTCCCCGACACCGAGGTGTACTTCGCCGAGACCGACGACACCCTGGGTCCGTTCGGCGCGAAGTCGATGAGCGAGTCGCCGTACAACCCCGTCGGTGCCGCGATCGGCAACGCCGTCTCGCGCGCGCTCGGGCGACGCGGGTACGAGCTGCCGTTCTCTCGCGACCGCGTGTGGCGTCTGGCCGCGGGCCCCGATCTCGCGGGCACCCGCTAG
- a CDS encoding GntR family transcriptional regulator — MTAFLPLPRPRAEGESLRVQHGLLRYVREAAASGSPLPGELDLTARLGCTRQQLRRAMAALEAQGIVRRRQGSVTTVDPIALRLSVRLEEQFEHTELLDRLGYRAEVETLSIHQIELGAESGAAMELGATSPALAVRKRWRADGTVAMIADDVVPLENGMPDDPEESVFTVAARVWGEPIIWEVATPGVSTLDAELAELFERPVGTPVMTLEVIGIGASGRRLLHSREYHDPTLVSYALVRTVRPPWGGAARAPRT; from the coding sequence GTGACCGCGTTCCTGCCCCTGCCCCGGCCCCGCGCCGAGGGGGAAAGCCTGCGGGTGCAGCATGGTCTGCTCCGCTACGTGCGCGAGGCCGCGGCATCCGGTTCGCCCCTCCCCGGGGAGCTCGACCTGACCGCCCGACTGGGGTGCACGCGTCAGCAGTTGCGCCGCGCGATGGCGGCGCTCGAGGCCCAAGGGATCGTGCGGCGCCGCCAGGGTTCGGTCACCACCGTCGATCCCATCGCCCTGCGCCTCAGCGTGCGTCTGGAGGAGCAGTTCGAGCACACCGAACTGCTGGACCGCCTGGGGTACCGGGCCGAGGTCGAGACGCTCTCGATCCACCAGATCGAACTCGGGGCCGAGTCCGGGGCGGCGATGGAGCTGGGCGCGACCTCTCCCGCACTGGCCGTCCGCAAGCGGTGGCGGGCCGACGGCACGGTGGCGATGATCGCGGACGACGTGGTGCCGCTGGAGAACGGGATGCCGGACGACCCCGAGGAGTCGGTCTTCACCGTCGCCGCCCGCGTCTGGGGCGAGCCGATCATCTGGGAGGTCGCCACTCCGGGGGTCTCGACACTCGATGCCGAGCTGGCAGAGCTGTTCGAGCGCCCCGTGGGTACCCCGGTCATGACGCTGGAGGTCATCGGCATCGGTGCGAGTGGCCGCCGCCTCCTGCACAGCCGCGAGTACCACGACCCGACCCTGGTGTCGTACGCGCTCGTGCGCACGGTGCGACCGCCGTGGGGAGGGGCGGCGCGCGCACCGCGCACCTGA
- a CDS encoding nucleoside deaminase: MTTEDTLSFPPADLALLRQSIALAEHAREAGTHPFGSLVATASGEIVSSAGNNSLPPEGDPTQHAELRAVAAAFRVLGPEAMAGTTLYTSAEPCAMCAGAAYWCGIDRVVYALSEERLLVLTGDHPENPTFSLPCREVFARGQRPIEVIGPLLEDEAARAHEGFWG, translated from the coding sequence ATGACAACCGAGGACACCCTGTCGTTTCCTCCCGCCGACCTTGCCCTGCTCCGGCAGAGCATCGCTCTCGCCGAACACGCTCGCGAGGCGGGCACCCACCCGTTCGGATCCCTCGTGGCGACTGCGTCGGGAGAGATCGTCAGCTCCGCCGGCAACAATTCGCTCCCCCCGGAGGGCGACCCGACGCAGCACGCCGAGTTGCGCGCCGTGGCGGCGGCCTTCCGTGTGCTCGGACCCGAGGCGATGGCGGGCACGACGCTGTACACGAGCGCGGAGCCCTGCGCGATGTGCGCGGGTGCGGCGTACTGGTGCGGCATCGACCGCGTCGTCTACGCGCTGTCCGAGGAGCGCCTCCTCGTGCTGACCGGCGATCACCCCGAGAACCCGACCTTCTCGTTGCCCTGCCGCGAGGTGTTCGCTCGCGGTCAGCGGCCCATCGAGGTCATCGGTCCGCTGCTCGAAGACGAGGCCGCGCGGGCGCACGAGGGCTTCTGGGGCTGA
- the add gene encoding adenosine deaminase, producing the protein MSRDSSPARIDEAAIRALPKAEVHVHLEGTFALADILFLAKENDEHLPGPAASLFDITTHDAFATPAVSTGGGIGAGAAGLSGFLRFLDWQCGLVRTPAQAARVAYSFAARQSASGVRYSDVIVNPTHWNAWRGREVALMRALAAGFDEAEQDGLCAVGIAYSLLRGQSAASAVDAVDDLAAARPDRVVALSIDGDEMVTGRTGEKFREAFDRARAVGLHRTVHAGESSGPDGVWDALDLLHAERIDHGVRAVEDPALLARLAADGISLGVCPRSNLTLGIYRSWDEHPLPRLLAAGVAVTLNTDDPAPLGSCLEADWAVTAQQYGFDHTDLLGFAARSIEASFADDDRKASLRAELAQVHAAPTAGALSS; encoded by the coding sequence ATGTCCCGAGACTCCTCCCCCGCGCGCATCGACGAGGCGGCGATCCGCGCTCTGCCCAAGGCGGAGGTCCACGTCCACCTCGAGGGCACGTTCGCGCTCGCCGACATCCTCTTCCTCGCGAAGGAGAACGACGAACACCTCCCGGGTCCCGCCGCGTCCCTGTTCGACATCACCACCCACGACGCCTTCGCCACCCCCGCGGTGAGCACCGGGGGCGGCATCGGAGCGGGGGCTGCGGGGCTGAGCGGCTTCCTGCGCTTTCTCGACTGGCAGTGCGGGCTCGTCCGCACCCCCGCTCAGGCGGCGCGTGTGGCGTACTCCTTCGCCGCCCGTCAGAGCGCGTCCGGGGTGCGCTACTCCGACGTCATCGTCAATCCCACGCACTGGAACGCCTGGCGGGGCCGCGAGGTCGCGCTCATGCGTGCCCTGGCCGCCGGCTTCGACGAGGCCGAACAGGATGGCCTGTGCGCCGTCGGCATCGCCTACTCGCTGCTGCGCGGGCAGTCGGCTGCCTCCGCGGTCGACGCGGTCGACGACCTCGCGGCCGCCCGCCCCGACCGTGTCGTCGCCCTCTCGATCGACGGCGACGAGATGGTGACCGGGCGCACGGGAGAGAAGTTCCGCGAGGCGTTCGACCGCGCTCGCGCGGTCGGCCTGCATCGAACCGTCCACGCCGGCGAGTCCAGCGGCCCGGACGGCGTGTGGGACGCGCTCGACCTCCTGCACGCGGAACGCATCGATCACGGTGTGCGGGCGGTCGAGGATCCGGCGCTGCTCGCGCGTCTCGCGGCGGACGGCATCAGTCTCGGCGTCTGCCCGCGTTCGAACCTCACGCTCGGCATCTACCGATCGTGGGACGAACACCCCCTGCCGCGTCTGCTCGCCGCCGGCGTCGCGGTCACCCTCAACACCGACGACCCCGCCCCTCTGGGTTCGTGCCTCGAGGCGGACTGGGCGGTCACCGCGCAGCAGTACGGCTTCGACCACACCGACCTGCTCGGGTTCGCGGCGCGCTCGATCGAGGCGTCCTTCGCCGACGATGACCGCAAGGCCTCCCTTCGAGCCGAACTGGCTCAGGTCCACGCCGCACCGACCGCGGGAGCGCTGTCGTCGTGA